ATGATTTTAGCGCGGCACCAACAGCTGATTATACAAGAGTAGTGATATTCTTTGATTTTGGAAACGCAGGTGATGATTCCGTATATTACTATGACGAGCTAACGCTTACAAATTAAGGATAAGAATTTTAAAATACAATTATGAAAAAATTAAAAAATATAATACGTTTGATTGCTGCAGTTCCGATCTTATTCATGGGCTGTCAGGACAATAATTTTACATTTGGCGATATTGTAACACCGTCTAATATTCAAATAACGGCTACTATTGTAGGAGCGGACGCAGCGAATCCTAATGGAGATGGTTCGGGAACTGTTCATTTTTCGGCAACGGCGGACAATGCAGTATCTTTTAAATATGTATACAATGGAATAGAACAAGTTGCACCGTCGGGAAGAATAACCTATAATTTTAGCGTTTTGGGGCTAAACACACACACGGTAACGGTAGTTGCTTCCGGAACAGCAGGCGTAACTTCAAGTGCATCTATACAGGTACAGGTATTAGCAACTTACGAGCCTCCGGCAGACTTAAAAACAAAATTATATGATTTTGATCCGGCGAATCCTACGGCAGCTTCTTCAAGAACATGGAGAATAAAATCTGAAAAAGCCGGGCATTTTGGATTAGGGCCTGTGGGAGGAACTACACCTTCGG
This window of the Flavobacteriaceae bacterium genome carries:
- a CDS encoding glucan endo-1,3-beta-D-glucosidase; protein product: MKKLKNIIRLIAAVPILFMGCQDNNFTFGDIVTPSNIQITATIVGADAANPNGDGSGTVHFSATADNAVSFKYVYNGIEQVAPSGRITYNFSVLGLNTHTVTVVASGTAGVTSSASIQVQVLATYEPPADLKTKLYDFDPANPTAASSRTWRIKSEKAGHFGLGPVGGTTPSEWYGAGPNEKVGVGMYDDRFVFNSDGTYMHITNNTNDASGTDTSGTIFGRNPHIVNDLGSNTGVINGADIENYVYSDYSETWSLTAPGGVETLSLTGLGFIGYYTGGNHTYQIFDRSVANELLLRTTDAAGEFDWWFIITSD